In Burkholderia sp. WP9, a genomic segment contains:
- a CDS encoding DNA adenine methylase, producing the protein MATPIVPWIGGKRRLADHLIPRFPKHECYVEVFAGGAALYFLRPPAAVEVINDINGDLINLYRVVQHHLEEFVRQFKWALTSRQVFKWLQDTVPESLTDIQRAARFYYLQHNCFGAKVEGQSFGTATTTPPGLNLLRLEETLSAAHLRLSNTFVEHLDWKTCIDRYDRPHTLFYLDPPYWETEGYGVPFAYEEYVAMAARLRSLKGRAIVSLNDHRAIREAFDGFHIEAVDIKYTVGGGGREAARKEVIIFSWDELAEPAGLF; encoded by the coding sequence ATGGCAACTCCCATCGTTCCCTGGATCGGCGGCAAGCGTCGGCTTGCAGACCATCTCATTCCGCGTTTCCCGAAACACGAGTGTTATGTCGAAGTTTTCGCGGGCGGAGCAGCGCTGTACTTTCTTCGGCCGCCGGCGGCGGTCGAGGTGATCAACGATATCAACGGAGACCTCATCAATCTGTATCGGGTCGTGCAGCACCACCTCGAGGAGTTTGTGCGCCAGTTCAAATGGGCGCTTACGAGCCGGCAGGTTTTCAAATGGCTGCAGGACACGGTCCCGGAATCGCTCACCGATATCCAGCGAGCGGCGCGCTTCTATTACCTGCAGCACAACTGTTTTGGTGCAAAAGTCGAGGGGCAATCGTTCGGGACGGCAACCACGACACCGCCCGGCCTGAATCTACTGCGGCTCGAGGAGACCCTATCGGCCGCGCATCTCCGGCTTTCCAATACGTTCGTCGAGCACTTGGACTGGAAGACGTGCATAGACCGATACGATCGGCCACATACGCTGTTTTATCTGGATCCGCCGTACTGGGAGACGGAAGGCTACGGCGTTCCGTTTGCCTATGAAGAGTACGTGGCCATGGCGGCCCGGTTGCGCTCTTTGAAGGGCAGGGCGATCGTTAGCCTGAATGATCATCGGGCAATTCGTGAGGCCTTTGACGGCTTCCACATTGAGGCGGTGGACATCAAGTACACCGTGGGCGGTGGCGGAAGAGAAGCGGCCCGTAAGGAGGTGATTATTTTCAGTTGGGACGAGCTTGCTGAACCCGCCGGCCTTTTTTGA
- a CDS encoding IS3 family transposase (programmed frameshift), with protein sequence MTSKAKRAQYTLEFKLEAVRLVKAGQSMAAVAATLGVVEQTLYNWVKADREGKLAGAGTKPVSPEQMELARLRAEVARLKMERDILKKLRSVLREGIDVKYAFIEHNRRRWPVSVLCEVLEVSPSGYHQRRQRTAHDKPHRSRVSNDALLAQVKAIHMQVKGEYGWPRMWKELLTQGVRVGKERVRKLMAQHGIRARHKRKYIATTNSNHDLPVAPNLLERDFTANAPNQVWTTDITYLATAEGWVYLAAIIDLFSRQVVGWSMQPHMKAELVTDALRMAWFRRRPDAGVIVHSDRGSQYCSGLFQDALKAYGMRSSMSRRGNCWDNSPTESLWGSLKVARMHGRHFPTRRAAMDEVIDWLGFYNARRLHSTLDYVSPMTFEKNWFAAHRGEAA encoded by the exons ATGACAAGCAAGGCAAAGCGGGCACAGTACACGCTCGAGTTCAAGCTGGAAGCGGTACGACTGGTCAAAGCCGGGCAAAGCATGGCAGCAGTGGCGGCGACACTGGGTGTGGTTGAACAGACGCTGTACAACTGGGTGAAGGCTGACCGGGAAGGCAAGCTGGCGGGCGCAGGCACGAAGCCTGTGAGCCCGGAACAGATGGAGCTGGCGCGGCTGCGTGCGGAGGTAGCGCGCCTGAAGATGGAGCGAGACATATTAAAAAAGT TGCGCAGCGTACTTCGCGAAGGAATCGATGTGAAGTACGCGTTCATCGAGCACAATCGACGCCGCTGGCCAGTCTCGGTCCTATGCGAAGTGCTGGAAGTCAGTCCCAGCGGATATCATCAGCGCCGGCAACGCACCGCGCACGACAAGCCGCACCGTAGCCGCGTAAGCAACGATGCGCTGCTCGCGCAAGTCAAGGCGATTCACATGCAGGTCAAGGGCGAATACGGCTGGCCTCGCATGTGGAAGGAGTTGCTCACGCAAGGCGTGCGCGTGGGCAAAGAACGGGTTCGCAAACTGATGGCGCAGCATGGCATTCGAGCCCGCCACAAGCGCAAGTACATCGCGACGACGAACTCGAACCACGATTTGCCGGTGGCGCCGAATCTGTTGGAGCGCGACTTCACCGCTAACGCACCGAACCAGGTCTGGACGACCGACATCACGTACCTGGCGACAGCCGAAGGCTGGGTCTACCTCGCGGCCATCATCGACCTGTTCAGCAGGCAGGTGGTGGGCTGGTCGATGCAGCCGCACATGAAGGCTGAACTGGTCACGGACGCATTGCGAATGGCGTGGTTCCGGCGTCGCCCTGACGCCGGCGTAATCGTGCATAGCGACAGGGGCAGCCAGTATTGCAGCGGCCTGTTTCAGGACGCGTTGAAGGCCTACGGCATGCGTTCGTCGATGAGCCGACGTGGAAATTGTTGGGATAACTCGCCGACGGAAAGTCTATGGGGTTCGCTGAAGGTAGCACGCATGCACGGACGACACTTCCCCACCCGGCGGGCAGCAATGGATGAGGTGATTGACTGGCTGGGTTTTTACAACGCGCGCCGGTTACATTCAACGCTCGATTACGTCAGCCCCATGACATTCGAAAAGAACTGGTTCGCGGCTCATAGAGGCGAAGCCGCATAA
- a CDS encoding BON domain-containing protein, with product MKTDLELRQDVERQLAWDPQVDHSKIAVLAKNGVVTLTGEVPTYFDKWEAVKDAKRILGVTGIAENLEVTLSGAKPDDTDLTEKVLNSLRWHVAIPKDKIRPIVSNGWVTLEGTVQWHYQKEAAAAAVRYLHGVKGVTDSIVVKNLADAKNVSDMIVESLMRNARIDASHISVKMREHTATLEGTVRSVAERDEAEAAAWSAPSVNAVENHLSVSYRA from the coding sequence ATGAAGACAGATCTTGAACTCCGCCAAGATGTGGAGAGACAACTGGCGTGGGATCCGCAAGTCGACCACAGTAAGATCGCAGTGCTTGCCAAGAATGGTGTGGTAACGCTCACCGGCGAGGTGCCAACCTACTTTGACAAATGGGAAGCAGTTAAGGATGCCAAGCGTATTTTGGGCGTCACGGGCATTGCGGAAAATCTGGAAGTGACCCTAAGCGGCGCAAAGCCCGATGACACCGATTTGACGGAAAAGGTGTTGAACTCTCTCAGGTGGCACGTTGCCATTCCAAAGGACAAGATAAGGCCCATCGTCAGCAATGGCTGGGTAACCCTCGAGGGTACAGTGCAGTGGCACTATCAGAAGGAGGCTGCGGCCGCAGCTGTTCGATATTTGCATGGCGTCAAAGGGGTCACCGATTCTATCGTCGTCAAAAACCTCGCGGACGCAAAGAATGTCAGCGACATGATAGTCGAATCGCTCATGCGCAACGCTCGTATCGACGCAAGCCATATTTCCGTGAAAATGCGTGAACACACCGCGACGCTGGAGGGGACCGTTAGATCTGTGGCCGAACGAGACGAGGCGGAAGCGGCGGCTTGGTCTGCTCCGAGCGTGAACGCGGTCGAAAACCATCTATCAGTGAGCTACCGTGCATGA
- a CDS encoding BON domain-containing protein: MKLTYTLKFVSAALIVAASINAWPQTTESAATSTAPAAEGSAKAARQANRALSKKVLRALSKGGVATSRINIIAKGGAVTLAGSVTDASHIDKATEIAKTVPGVTSVKNALTLKETGQ, encoded by the coding sequence ATGAAACTCACCTATACACTTAAGTTTGTTAGCGCCGCATTAATCGTGGCCGCATCGATCAATGCGTGGCCCCAGACCACTGAATCAGCCGCTACATCGACAGCGCCGGCGGCCGAGGGAAGTGCAAAAGCCGCTAGACAGGCGAATCGCGCACTAAGCAAAAAAGTGCTTCGCGCTCTCTCGAAGGGCGGCGTCGCCACTTCCAGAATCAACATCATTGCAAAAGGCGGTGCAGTGACCCTCGCGGGTTCAGTCACCGACGCCAGTCATATCGACAAGGCGACCGAAATCGCGAAAACTGTTCCTGGCGTCACGTCGGTGAAAAATGCGCTGACATTGAAAGAAACGGGACAGTGA
- a CDS encoding methyl-accepting chemotaxis protein: MIKNLSIRARLALAMGFLGMLLVVGGIIGVVGVAIGNNDVKELYSSRLASSEALGQANVALSRTRLWLYRIALDPASPDVPKETQTARDLLTASKTAWGTYRTLPFSSPDEAHRATDANTKFDAFVANGLEPMFSAIATHDAAKILEVWLHVPPSLFIDVSDGMDSLEQIQVTAARATFDAAQARFHWFVGIAIAGSLVTLGAAALAWWSLQRAIGTPLAQALVHFRAIADGDLTTLVEVHSGDEMGQLMAGLQAMQSKLVQTIGVVREGSRSIDTAAHEISAGNMDLSQRTEEQAASLEETASSMEELTSTVRQNADNAKQVNQVVSSTAMLTEQGNQATQEVVQTMRGLSDSSGKIAEITGVIEGIAFQTNILSLNAAVEAARAGEQGRGFAVVASEVRSLAQRSATASREIKALITDSLSRVETGAQQADRATRTMAEILTSVRKVSDLIGEIAAASEEQSKGIEQVNQAVAQMDQVTQQNAALVEQASAAALSLKEQAGQLETTVSVFRVDAA, encoded by the coding sequence ATGATCAAAAATTTAAGCATTCGTGCCCGCCTAGCGTTGGCGATGGGTTTTCTTGGAATGCTGCTGGTCGTCGGTGGCATCATCGGTGTCGTTGGCGTGGCAATTGGCAACAACGATGTGAAGGAGCTGTATTCGAGCCGGCTGGCATCTTCAGAGGCTCTCGGTCAGGCAAACGTAGCACTCTCGAGAACCCGTCTATGGCTGTATCGCATCGCGCTTGATCCGGCCAGTCCAGATGTGCCCAAGGAAACGCAGACCGCCCGTGATCTGCTCACCGCATCGAAGACGGCGTGGGGCACGTATCGCACGCTGCCGTTTTCCAGCCCCGATGAAGCACACCGTGCGACCGACGCGAATACGAAGTTCGATGCATTCGTCGCAAATGGCCTGGAGCCGATGTTCAGCGCCATTGCCACTCATGATGCGGCGAAGATCCTCGAAGTCTGGCTGCATGTACCGCCGTCGTTGTTTATCGATGTGTCTGACGGCATGGATTCGCTCGAGCAGATTCAAGTCACGGCCGCGCGGGCGACGTTTGATGCCGCGCAAGCACGCTTCCACTGGTTCGTTGGTATAGCCATCGCCGGTAGTCTGGTAACGCTTGGTGCGGCGGCGCTCGCATGGTGGTCGCTGCAGCGGGCAATCGGCACGCCGCTAGCCCAAGCACTTGTCCACTTCAGGGCAATTGCCGACGGCGACCTGACCACGCTGGTCGAGGTCCACTCGGGGGACGAGATGGGGCAGCTGATGGCCGGCCTGCAGGCGATGCAAAGCAAGCTGGTTCAGACAATCGGTGTCGTGCGAGAGGGCTCGCGGTCGATCGATACCGCCGCACATGAAATTTCGGCTGGCAACATGGACCTGTCGCAACGGACCGAAGAACAGGCCGCGTCGCTGGAGGAAACCGCCTCGTCCATGGAAGAGCTGACTTCGACGGTTCGCCAGAACGCCGACAACGCGAAGCAGGTCAACCAGGTGGTGAGCAGTACGGCAATGCTGACCGAACAGGGCAATCAGGCGACGCAGGAAGTCGTGCAGACGATGCGGGGTCTGTCCGACTCTTCCGGCAAGATTGCCGAGATCACCGGCGTAATCGAAGGGATTGCGTTTCAGACCAATATCCTGTCGCTGAATGCGGCCGTCGAAGCGGCACGCGCAGGCGAGCAGGGCCGCGGGTTCGCGGTGGTCGCCAGCGAAGTGCGCTCTCTGGCCCAACGCAGCGCCACGGCGTCTAGGGAGATCAAGGCGCTCATTACGGATTCGCTGAGCCGAGTCGAAACCGGCGCGCAGCAGGCGGATCGCGCAACTCGGACGATGGCGGAAATCCTGACTTCTGTGCGAAAAGTCAGCGACCTGATCGGCGAAATTGCCGCCGCGTCCGAAGAACAGTCAAAGGGTATCGAACAGGTTAATCAAGCGGTTGCGCAAATGGATCAGGTAACCCAGCAGAACGCGGCGCTGGTCGAGCAGGCATCAGCGGCGGCGCTATCGCTCAAAGAGCAGGCGGGACAGCTGGAGACTACTGTCTCAGTATTTCGTGTCGATGCTGCCTAG
- a CDS encoding right-handed parallel beta-helix repeat-containing protein produces MALSTIQKIDRLSTDADLLHTITHGDKTTTVQTEGGPVPTIAKAIGDAQALMAVETDILHAVAQGDANTVVATANGDVDSMAKAISSLKAFNVRGAWAAGMLLAMKDVVTYNGIAYVAVNAAAYVSNDVPTDLAAGRLTIHQGATREELAASSGSGLIGFLQSGAGSVARTAQDKLQDFYNLRDKGAVGDGVADDTNAIISACVSNRHVYCRAGATYRFKPGNLTRLTDLKNTTIDFQWATLLIDAPAPTGASQAYGFQLLSTVFGASANVRICNVRIQFVNAPGARVDNNFAIYADGVDGLEIHDVVIEGSWSAGIWVRRSNHVHIHDCNVSGTLADGITMQGCGYDIRIHDNQVQNAGDDMIAVTWFTADDPSYVGLLDGIKRSRDVHIYCNRLITGAQRGIFGGGMMGGSVHHNWVLYTNSIGIQLARNTVDPLGADGATANPFYSALGVNNSNTSVVIHHNWVWDCALNSNTPFPQLAGIWVSEGNEAINIHDNDIQRCNNTSIFCGGNARIHHNTSRDPQMQAGGSVTLAQMTYKGSHIVTANFVANSGSCSGSITDNEMYGGAGRAIWLQAGDNVRSWKVDGNKTYAVGNVTNVSDTLTIGAPYVVDGINNTEWGFNTVTDYRSTSTIPGTLQLLNSGGTLARRPKKIVSVSTYPSDIIVGAGASVDPRTQLTATSTQLAMTVPANTRIFFDVAVAGAQLGAKSLLSPPGDVGGVLIDSKPLAAGGSVRNNLFNSTAAAVTIQAGTWMNSLGE; encoded by the coding sequence ATGGCACTCTCCACAATTCAGAAGATTGACCGGCTATCGACCGATGCCGATCTGCTCCACACGATTACCCACGGCGACAAAACCACGACCGTTCAGACCGAAGGCGGTCCCGTGCCTACTATTGCCAAGGCGATCGGTGATGCGCAGGCTCTTATGGCGGTGGAAACCGACATTCTGCACGCGGTTGCGCAGGGCGATGCGAATACGGTAGTGGCGACCGCGAATGGCGATGTCGACAGCATGGCTAAAGCGATAAGCTCACTGAAGGCATTTAATGTCCGCGGTGCGTGGGCCGCCGGCATGCTGCTGGCGATGAAAGATGTCGTTACCTACAACGGCATCGCATACGTTGCTGTCAACGCAGCGGCCTATGTGTCGAATGATGTTCCGACTGATCTGGCGGCGGGGCGGCTGACGATCCACCAGGGGGCGACACGCGAAGAACTGGCGGCGTCTTCCGGGTCCGGGTTGATCGGCTTCCTTCAATCCGGAGCGGGGTCAGTTGCGCGCACCGCGCAGGACAAGCTGCAGGACTTCTACAACCTTCGGGACAAGGGGGCTGTGGGCGATGGTGTAGCGGACGATACGAACGCAATCATCAGTGCGTGCGTGTCAAATCGGCACGTCTACTGCCGTGCCGGTGCCACGTATCGTTTCAAGCCCGGCAACCTGACGAGACTGACCGACCTCAAAAACACAACGATCGATTTTCAGTGGGCGACGCTGCTGATCGATGCGCCGGCTCCGACGGGTGCCAGTCAGGCATACGGCTTCCAGTTGCTGTCGACCGTGTTTGGTGCGTCAGCCAATGTCCGGATCTGCAACGTCAGGATTCAATTCGTGAATGCGCCAGGTGCGCGGGTCGATAACAACTTCGCGATTTACGCCGACGGTGTAGATGGCCTGGAAATTCACGATGTCGTAATCGAGGGTAGCTGGTCTGCAGGTATATGGGTTCGGCGTTCGAATCACGTGCATATCCACGATTGCAACGTGAGCGGCACCCTCGCCGATGGGATCACGATGCAGGGATGTGGCTACGACATCAGAATCCACGACAACCAGGTGCAGAACGCGGGCGACGACATGATCGCGGTAACATGGTTCACCGCGGATGATCCCTCGTATGTTGGCCTGCTCGACGGCATCAAGCGTTCGCGGGACGTGCATATCTACTGCAACCGGCTTATTACCGGCGCGCAGCGCGGCATCTTCGGCGGCGGCATGATGGGCGGCTCGGTGCATCACAACTGGGTGCTGTACACCAACTCCATCGGCATCCAGCTGGCACGTAACACGGTAGATCCACTCGGCGCTGACGGCGCAACCGCAAACCCGTTCTATAGCGCGCTTGGCGTGAACAATTCCAACACGTCAGTTGTTATCCACCACAACTGGGTGTGGGACTGCGCTCTGAACTCGAATACTCCGTTTCCGCAGCTCGCGGGTATCTGGGTGTCGGAAGGTAACGAGGCGATCAACATCCACGATAACGATATACAGCGTTGCAACAATACAAGCATCTTCTGTGGCGGCAATGCCCGCATACACCACAACACAAGCCGCGATCCTCAGATGCAGGCTGGGGGTTCTGTGACGCTTGCCCAGATGACGTATAAGGGCTCGCATATCGTCACGGCCAATTTCGTTGCGAATAGCGGATCGTGTTCTGGCTCGATCACCGACAACGAGATGTATGGTGGAGCGGGCCGTGCCATCTGGTTGCAGGCAGGCGATAACGTCAGGTCATGGAAAGTCGATGGAAACAAGACGTATGCGGTGGGCAACGTTACGAACGTCTCGGACACGCTGACGATCGGTGCTCCCTATGTTGTGGATGGGATCAACAATACGGAGTGGGGCTTTAACACTGTCACCGACTACCGGTCGACCAGCACCATCCCCGGCACGCTGCAGTTGCTCAACAGTGGCGGCACGCTCGCGCGACGTCCAAAGAAAATCGTTTCGGTCTCGACCTACCCGAGCGACATCATCGTCGGCGCGGGTGCCAGTGTTGATCCCCGCACGCAGCTCACCGCCACTTCGACACAACTTGCCATGACGGTCCCGGCGAATACACGGATCTTCTTCGATGTGGCCGTAGCGGGCGCGCAACTCGGTGCGAAGTCCCTTCTGTCGCCGCCGGGAGACGTTGGCGGTGTTCTCATCGACTCCAAGCCGCTCGCGGCGGGTGGGTCGGTGCGCAATAACCTTTTCAACTCGACCGCTGCGGCCGTCACGATCCAGGCGGGTACCTGGATGAACTCACTGGGAGAATAA
- the lplT gene encoding lysophospholipid transporter LplT, with product MKKGFYTIIAAQFVSSLADNALLIAAIALLSVIRSAAWVTPLLQIFFTVSYVLLAPFVGAFADSMQKRHVMFVSNALKASGCLMMIAGVHPMIAYGVVGFGAAAYSPAKYGILTELLPAEKLVKANAWLESATVLSTIVGTMVGGALISTFADKFVTHAHLPLIRSSADLAMFATMVTYAIAAAINIFIPDTGARYENRLKEPKKLVGDFYHCFNVLWADKLAQIALWVTTLMWGGAVTLQLLVLKWANVNLGLSLSKAAVMQGVTGLGIAVGAAGAAALIPLRKSLRVLPVGILTGAVAIAMAFYNKDLFPPGSGIRIGSYVLPFYILLAYPLMILLGALSGFFIVPMNAILQHRGATLLSAGHSIAVQNFNQNLAVLLMLGAYALLLTAKMPAQWIIVVFGTFITFMMWLAKRRSAVNERTVDMWAMVEE from the coding sequence ATGAAAAAAGGCTTCTACACAATCATCGCGGCGCAGTTTGTTTCGTCGCTTGCGGACAATGCACTGTTGATCGCGGCCATCGCGTTGCTCTCAGTGATTCGCTCGGCCGCCTGGGTCACGCCGCTGTTGCAGATTTTCTTCACGGTTTCCTACGTGCTGCTCGCGCCGTTCGTCGGCGCTTTCGCCGACTCGATGCAAAAGCGGCACGTCATGTTCGTCTCCAACGCGTTGAAAGCAAGCGGTTGCCTGATGATGATCGCGGGCGTTCATCCGATGATCGCCTACGGCGTGGTCGGCTTCGGCGCGGCCGCATATTCGCCGGCCAAGTACGGCATCCTCACCGAGCTGCTGCCCGCGGAAAAACTCGTCAAGGCAAATGCGTGGCTCGAATCGGCCACCGTCCTGTCGACCATTGTCGGCACGATGGTGGGCGGCGCGCTGATCAGCACCTTCGCGGACAAATTCGTCACCCATGCGCATCTGCCACTGATCCGCTCCTCCGCCGACCTCGCCATGTTCGCGACGATGGTGACTTACGCGATTGCCGCCGCGATCAATATCTTCATCCCCGACACCGGCGCGCGTTATGAAAACCGCCTGAAAGAACCGAAGAAGCTGGTCGGCGATTTCTATCATTGCTTTAACGTACTGTGGGCCGACAAACTCGCGCAGATCGCGCTGTGGGTGACGACGTTGATGTGGGGCGGCGCGGTGACGTTGCAGTTGCTGGTGCTCAAATGGGCTAACGTGAACCTCGGCTTGTCGCTCTCGAAAGCGGCGGTCATGCAGGGCGTCACGGGGCTTGGCATCGCGGTGGGCGCGGCGGGCGCTGCCGCGCTGATTCCGTTGCGCAAGTCGCTGCGGGTGTTGCCGGTCGGCATCCTGACCGGTGCGGTGGCGATCGCCATGGCGTTCTACAACAAGGATCTGTTTCCGCCGGGCTCCGGCATTCGCATCGGCTCCTACGTGCTGCCGTTTTACATTCTGCTCGCCTATCCGCTGATGATCCTGCTCGGCGCGCTGTCGGGCTTCTTTATCGTGCCGATGAACGCGATTCTTCAGCATCGCGGCGCGACGCTGCTCTCCGCGGGGCATTCGATCGCGGTGCAGAATTTCAACCAGAACCTCGCGGTGCTGCTCATGCTCGGCGCGTACGCGCTGCTGCTCACGGCGAAGATGCCGGCGCAATGGATCATCGTCGTATTCGGCACGTTCATCACCTTCATGATGTGGCTCGCAAAACGGCGCAGCGCGGTGAATGAACGCACGGTGGACATGTGGGCGATGGTGGAAGAATGA
- a CDS encoding phage holin family protein — MRRLIQWGWGGCALLWAAAAYAMVRQTETVLADGLAGIQGASLVLAILLALIGGTASTFQRFASSDPPARSAAIEIGSVITASIVAGLSAFFFCEWRGWPAPLTALVITLASWGGKRVLDQALDAGLRRIQGEKP; from the coding sequence GTGCGCCGATTGATTCAGTGGGGTTGGGGAGGGTGCGCGCTGCTGTGGGCTGCAGCGGCGTACGCAATGGTGCGGCAGACCGAGACGGTACTTGCTGACGGCCTGGCAGGCATTCAGGGCGCGTCGCTTGTGCTGGCGATCCTGCTGGCACTGATCGGCGGCACGGCCAGTACGTTCCAGCGTTTCGCGTCCAGCGATCCGCCGGCGCGTTCGGCGGCGATCGAGATCGGCAGTGTGATCACCGCATCGATAGTTGCCGGATTGTCCGCTTTCTTTTTTTGCGAGTGGCGAGGGTGGCCAGCGCCGCTCACCGCACTCGTGATCACGTTGGCGAGCTGGGGCGGCAAACGAGTGCTGGATCAGGCGCTTGATGCCGGCCTTCGCCGCATTCAGGGAGAAAAACCATGA
- a CDS encoding lysozyme, producing the protein MNENLKYSDQGMSLTENAETLVLFVYPDPASPLAKALQARGLWQRVLAGGAIPLELGSLSGAPWTGGWGHTGPDVRPGMVITRDMAVDWLRADVRSAEAVVKRDVKVALNQEEYDALVDLVFNIGSGNFDTSTLLRKLNAGDTDGAIAEFARWNLAGGKVLAGLIKRREAERVLFQLGANHARVAA; encoded by the coding sequence TTGAACGAAAACCTTAAGTATTCCGATCAGGGCATGTCGCTCACGGAGAACGCGGAGACGTTGGTGCTCTTCGTTTATCCGGATCCAGCGTCGCCGCTTGCCAAGGCCCTGCAGGCACGAGGGCTGTGGCAGCGGGTGCTAGCCGGTGGTGCGATTCCTCTCGAGCTTGGGTCGCTAAGCGGTGCGCCGTGGACAGGTGGCTGGGGCCATACCGGGCCAGACGTCAGACCCGGCATGGTGATCACCCGCGACATGGCTGTCGACTGGCTGCGTGCGGACGTGCGCAGTGCCGAGGCCGTGGTCAAGCGCGACGTCAAAGTTGCTTTGAATCAGGAGGAATACGACGCGCTCGTTGACCTCGTATTCAATATCGGCAGCGGCAACTTCGACACGTCGACGCTTTTGCGCAAGCTCAATGCCGGCGATACGGACGGCGCAATCGCCGAGTTCGCGCGCTGGAATCTCGCGGGCGGCAAGGTGCTGGCCGGGTTGATCAAGCGCCGCGAAGCAGAGCGCGTGCTGTTCCAGCTCGGCGCAAATCACGCGAGGGTCGCCGCATGA
- a CDS encoding response regulator: MRKVSSLDADSSLYGQLSQIVAIVDDDESTGRAIKCLLRVIGMEPETFSSGEEFLGRLASTASYRPACVVLDFLMPGINGLELMGRLTPSRVPQIFITAQVNPAVREKALASGAVAYLRKPFSGANLVEAVAMALAAKPIPVERATP; this comes from the coding sequence TTGCGCAAGGTCTCCTCACTGGATGCGGACTCATCGTTATATGGTCAACTCAGCCAAATCGTCGCTATAGTTGACGATGACGAGTCAACTGGCCGCGCCATTAAGTGTTTGCTGCGTGTCATCGGGATGGAGCCGGAGACGTTTTCCAGTGGCGAGGAATTTCTGGGCAGGCTTGCGTCGACAGCCTCGTACCGGCCCGCATGTGTAGTGTTGGACTTTCTGATGCCGGGAATCAACGGCCTGGAACTGATGGGTCGCCTTACCCCGAGTCGCGTACCCCAAATCTTCATCACCGCGCAAGTCAATCCCGCCGTTCGAGAGAAAGCTCTCGCGTCAGGCGCCGTAGCCTATCTCCGAAAACCATTCAGTGGAGCCAATCTGGTCGAGGCCGTGGCGATGGCGCTAGCTGCCAAGCCGATTCCCGTAGAGCGCGCTACCCCATAG